The Natribaculum luteum genome contains the following window.
CACACCTCGAGATCACGGGGATGTCGTGTGCGACGTGTTCGGGGACCGTCGAGGACGCCCTCGACGACCTCGAGGGCGTCGCCTCGGCGAGTGCCAACTACGCGACCGACGAGGGGACAGTCGAGTACGACCCGACGGAGACCTCCCTCGAGGAGATCTACGAGACGATCGAGGAGGCGGGGTACGAAGCGGCCTCCGAGACGCGGACGATCACCGTCATGGGGATGTCGTGTGCGACCTGTTCGGAGACGGTGGGCGAGGCCGTCGCGGACCTGCCCGGCGTCGTTCGCGCCGACGTGAACTTCGCTGCCGACGAGGCCAGAGTCGAGTACAACCCCGCTGACGCCTCGCTCGAGGCGATCTACGACGCGATCGAGCGGGCCGGCTACGAACCCGTCCGCGAGGAGGGCGACGACGACGGCTCCGAGCGTGAGCGGGCGATCGAGGGCGAACTCCGCCGTCAGCGCCGACTCGTGATCGGCGGCGGCCTGCTCACGTTGCCGTTCGTGCCGATCATGCTGGCGATGTTCGACCTCGTCGCGCTGCCCGAGACCGTCCTCGGTGTCGACCTCGGGTGGCTCGAGTTTGCCATCGCGACGGTGCTGATGGCGACGCTCGGCAGGGAGTTCCTCGTCGGTGCCTACCGGGCGCTCGTCAACAATCGACAGGCGAACATGGACACGCTGGTCGCGATGGGGACCTCCGTGGGCTACGTCTACAGTACGGCCGTCCTGCTCGGACAGATCTCCAGCGAGGGGCTGTACTTCGAGGCCGTTGCCTTCATCCTCTGGTTTATCACGCTCGGCAACTGGCTCGAGGTCCGTTCGAAAGCCCGGGCCGGCAACGCCTTGCGAGAACTCCTCGAGATGGAGGCCGACGAGGCGACCGTCGTCGAGTGGGAGGCCCCGGAGGGGACTCGAGCGGACGGCAAAGCCGCCCGTGGTGAGGAGCGACAGGTTCCCCTCGATGAGGTCGAGGTCGGCGACGTCCTCAAGGTCCGACCGGGCGAGAAGATCCCGACCGACGGCGTCGTCGTCGAGGGCCAGAGCGCGGTCGACGAGTCGATGCTCACCGGCGAGTCGGTCCCGGTCGAGAAAGGCGAGGGTGACGAGGTCGTCGGCGCGACCGTCAACAAGAACGGCCGACTCTTCGTCGAGGCGACGAAAGTCGGCTCCGAGACGGCGATCCAGCAGATCGTCGAACGGGTGAAGGAAGCCCAGTCCCGCCAGCCCGACATCCAGCGGCTCGTCGACAGGGTCAGCGCCTACTTCGTCCCCGCAGTGATCGTCAATGCGATCGTCTGGGCGCTGCTGTGGTTTGCGTTCCCCGAGTCGCTCGCGGCATTCGTCGACTCGTTCCCGACCTGGGGAATGGTCGGCGGCGGCCCCGAGGTAGCGCTCCCCGCCGGCTCGGAGGCGGGCGTCCCCGTCCTCGAGTTCTCGGTGATCGTCCTCGCCTCTGCCCTGCTGATCGCCTGTCCCTGCGCACTCGGACTGGCGACGCCCGCCGCGACGATGGTCGGGTCGACCCTGGCGGCCACGAACGGCGTCCTGTTCAAAGGCGGCGACGTCTTAGAGAAGGTCCGGGGCGTCGACACCGTCGTCTTCGACAAGACCGGGACCCTGACCCACGGCGAGATGACTCTGACCGACGTCGTGACGATCGAACCGGACGCGGCGACCGACGGCGGCCGTCCCAGTACGGACGGCGGCGTCCTCGTCGGCGAACGGGAGTCGTTCGAGTCGGTCGTCCTCAGTGCGGCGGCCGCGGCCGAGTCGGGCTCCGAACACCCCATCGCTCGTGCGATCGTCGAGGGTGCCGAAGAACGGGGGATCGACTACGGCGAGGTCAGCGAGTTCGAGAACGTTCCCGGCCACGGCATCCGGGCCGAGACCGACCACGGCACGGTCCTGATCGGCCGCCGGAAACTGCTCGCCGACGAGGGAGTCGACCCCGACCCCGCCGAGGACGCCCTCGAGCGACTCGAGCGTGAGGGCAAGACGGCGATGCCAGTCGCAGTCGACGGCGAGCTCGTCGGCGTGCTCGCGGTGGCCGACGAGGTCCGCGAGAGCGCCAAAGAGACCGTCGCGGCGCTTCGCGACCGCGGCGTCGAGGTCGTGATGCTCACCGGCGACAACGAGCGCACCGCCCGCGCGGTCGCTCGAGAGGTCGGCATCGACGTCGAGAACGTCCGCGCCGAGGTTCTGCCGGAGGACAAGGCCGACCACGTCGAGTCGCTGCAGGAAGACGGCTCGCACGTCATGATGGTCGGCGACGGCGTCAACGACGCGCCCGCGCTGACGGCCGCGGCCATCGGCGTCGCCATCGGCTCCGGGACGGACGTCGCCATCGAGTCCGCCGACGTGACGCTGATGCGTGACGATCCCGCCGACGTGCTCAAGGCCGTCCGCATCTCCGAGGCGACGATCGCGAAGGTTCGCCAGAATCTCTTCTGGGCGCTCGTCTACAACACGACGCTGGTCCCGATCGCCTCGCTCGGCCTGCTCAACCCAGCGCTGGCGGGACTGGCGATGGCCACCTCGAGCGTGAGCGTGATGTCGAACAGCCTGGCGTTCGCGAAGTACGACCCGCACGCGGACTACCGGCCGGCGGTGTTGAAGCCGCTCGAGTGGATCCGCGGCTGAGGCCG
Protein-coding sequences here:
- a CDS encoding heavy metal translocating P-type ATPase is translated as MEQRRAHLEITGMSCATCSGTVEDALDDLEGVASASANYATDEGTVEYDPTETSLEEIYETIEEAGYEAASETRTITVMGMSCATCSETVGEAVADLPGVVRADVNFAADEARVEYNPADASLEAIYDAIERAGYEPVREEGDDDGSERERAIEGELRRQRRLVIGGGLLTLPFVPIMLAMFDLVALPETVLGVDLGWLEFAIATVLMATLGREFLVGAYRALVNNRQANMDTLVAMGTSVGYVYSTAVLLGQISSEGLYFEAVAFILWFITLGNWLEVRSKARAGNALRELLEMEADEATVVEWEAPEGTRADGKAARGEERQVPLDEVEVGDVLKVRPGEKIPTDGVVVEGQSAVDESMLTGESVPVEKGEGDEVVGATVNKNGRLFVEATKVGSETAIQQIVERVKEAQSRQPDIQRLVDRVSAYFVPAVIVNAIVWALLWFAFPESLAAFVDSFPTWGMVGGGPEVALPAGSEAGVPVLEFSVIVLASALLIACPCALGLATPAATMVGSTLAATNGVLFKGGDVLEKVRGVDTVVFDKTGTLTHGEMTLTDVVTIEPDAATDGGRPSTDGGVLVGERESFESVVLSAAAAAESGSEHPIARAIVEGAEERGIDYGEVSEFENVPGHGIRAETDHGTVLIGRRKLLADEGVDPDPAEDALERLEREGKTAMPVAVDGELVGVLAVADEVRESAKETVAALRDRGVEVVMLTGDNERTARAVAREVGIDVENVRAEVLPEDKADHVESLQEDGSHVMMVGDGVNDAPALTAAAIGVAIGSGTDVAIESADVTLMRDDPADVLKAVRISEATIAKVRQNLFWALVYNTTLVPIASLGLLNPALAGLAMATSSVSVMSNSLAFAKYDPHADYRPAVLKPLEWIRG